The proteins below are encoded in one region of Shewanella putrefaciens:
- a CDS encoding uracil-DNA glycosylase family protein has protein sequence MDALLLKVRACTLCQAYLPLPAKPILQASHQARILIAGQAPGIKTHHKGIPFDDVSGERLRTWLNVTREQFYDPALFAIVPMGFCFPGSIERNGKKQGDKPPRPECAATWHRQLLALMPQIELVVILGQYAIDYHLATNQVDITALETQVNTSPASTPNTQAKAKAKSITVTQATPQWQQYWPKFMVLPHPSPRNNLWLKQHPEFERDMLPRLRQRIATLLEVSHPPSN, from the coding sequence ATGGACGCGCTATTGCTAAAAGTCAGGGCCTGCACACTCTGTCAGGCCTATTTGCCTTTGCCAGCTAAACCTATTTTGCAGGCCAGTCACCAGGCACGGATTTTAATTGCCGGCCAAGCTCCGGGCATAAAAACCCACCATAAGGGCATTCCTTTTGATGATGTCAGCGGTGAGCGGCTACGCACTTGGTTAAATGTCACCCGGGAGCAATTTTACGACCCTGCCCTATTTGCCATAGTGCCAATGGGATTTTGTTTTCCGGGCAGTATTGAGAGAAATGGTAAGAAGCAAGGTGATAAACCACCGCGGCCAGAATGCGCCGCCACTTGGCATAGGCAACTACTGGCGCTAATGCCACAGATAGAGTTAGTCGTGATCCTCGGCCAATACGCCATCGATTACCACTTAGCCACTAATCAGGTGGATATCACAGCTTTAGAGACTCAGGTAAACACAAGCCCCGCATCGACGCCCAATACTCAAGCAAAAGCTAAAGCAAAGAGCATCACAGTGACTCAGGCAACGCCGCAGTGGCAGCAATATTGGCCCAAGTTTATGGTTTTGCCACACCCTAGCCCACGTAATAATCTCTGGCTTAAGCAGCACCCCGAATTTGAACGCGATATGCTGCCAAGGCTGAGGCAAAGAATCGCAACATTGCTCGAGGTTTCACATCCCCCATCAAACTAA
- the panP gene encoding pyridoxal-dependent aspartate 1-decarboxylase PanP yields the protein MTQKLPRQATASEESLMRIFTVPEDAESTLSIIEQKLSEDLAGFLGDSIAALEKPLSEIETDFQAFEIPTQPRFVSDYTDEIMQNLVAHSVHTAAPSFIGHMTSALPYFVLPLSKMMVGLNQNLVKIETSKAFTPLERQVLGMMHHLIYAQDTDFYQSWMHSANHSLGAFCSGGTVANITALWIARNQLLKADGDFKGVSREGLLKALRHYGYDDLAILVSERGHYSLGKAVDLLGIGRDNIISIPTGSDNKVDVAQMRQAALELANKNIKVLAIVGVAGTTETGNVDPLIELAALATELNCHFHVDAAWGGASLLSNKYRHLLAGIELADSVTIDAHKQMYVPMGAGMVLFKDPEFAHAIAHHAEYILRRGSKDLGSQTLEGSRPGMAMLVHACLQIIGRDGYEILINNSLEKARYFAEQIKTHQDFELVTEPELCLLTYRYVPAKVQAAMQLACEQADTAKLARFNELLDGLTQFIQKHQREQGKSFVSRTRIQPARYFRQATVVFRVVLANPLTSHDILNQVLVEQSEIAALDNEFLPALLAMVAE from the coding sequence ATGACCCAAAAACTCCCTCGCCAAGCCACGGCATCTGAAGAAAGCCTAATGCGCATATTTACTGTGCCGGAAGATGCAGAATCGACCTTAAGTATTATCGAGCAGAAGCTTTCCGAGGATTTAGCAGGCTTTTTGGGTGACAGCATTGCCGCGCTCGAAAAGCCGTTATCGGAAATTGAAACCGATTTTCAAGCCTTTGAGATCCCAACTCAGCCGCGTTTTGTCTCCGATTACACCGACGAAATCATGCAAAATCTGGTGGCCCATTCGGTGCATACTGCGGCGCCGAGTTTTATCGGCCATATGACGTCGGCACTGCCCTATTTTGTGTTGCCGCTGTCGAAAATGATGGTGGGACTGAATCAAAATCTGGTCAAAATCGAAACCTCAAAGGCATTTACGCCCCTTGAGCGCCAAGTGCTCGGTATGATGCACCATTTGATTTACGCCCAAGACACGGATTTTTATCAAAGCTGGATGCACAGCGCCAATCATTCCCTCGGCGCCTTTTGCTCCGGTGGTACGGTCGCCAATATCACGGCGTTGTGGATTGCCCGTAACCAGTTATTGAAGGCGGATGGCGATTTTAAGGGTGTCAGCCGCGAAGGCTTACTCAAGGCACTGCGTCATTATGGTTATGATGATTTAGCGATTTTAGTCTCGGAGCGAGGCCATTATTCGCTGGGCAAAGCCGTCGATCTGCTTGGCATTGGCCGCGACAATATCATCAGCATTCCCACGGGCAGCGATAACAAGGTCGATGTGGCCCAAATGCGCCAAGCGGCCCTTGAACTTGCTAATAAAAACATCAAAGTATTAGCGATTGTTGGCGTGGCTGGCACTACTGAGACAGGTAATGTTGACCCGCTGATTGAGTTAGCGGCACTGGCAACAGAGTTAAATTGTCATTTCCATGTGGATGCAGCCTGGGGCGGCGCGAGTTTATTATCCAATAAATACCGCCACTTACTCGCAGGTATCGAGCTTGCTGACTCTGTCACTATCGATGCACACAAACAAATGTATGTGCCCATGGGCGCGGGCATGGTGTTATTTAAAGACCCTGAGTTCGCCCACGCCATTGCCCACCACGCCGAATATATTCTGCGCCGCGGTTCAAAGGATCTCGGCAGTCAAACGCTGGAAGGTTCACGCCCCGGCATGGCGATGTTAGTGCACGCTTGCTTGCAGATTATCGGCCGCGATGGCTATGAAATCTTAATCAATAATAGCCTTGAAAAAGCCCGCTATTTTGCCGAACAAATCAAAACCCATCAGGATTTTGAGCTGGTTACTGAGCCAGAGCTTTGCCTGCTAACCTATCGTTATGTTCCCGCTAAAGTGCAAGCCGCCATGCAGCTTGCCTGTGAGCAAGCAGATACGGCAAAACTTGCGCGCTTTAATGAGCTGCTCGATGGTCTCACCCAGTTTATTCAAAAGCACCAACGCGAACAGGGAAAATCCTTCGTCTCCCGCACCCGCATTCAGCCTGCCCGCTACTTTAGGCAAGCGACCGTGGTGTTTCGCGTAGTGCTCGCTAACCCCCTCACCAGCCATGACATTCTCAATCAAGTGCTGGTCGAACAAAGCGAAATCGCCGCATTAGATAACGAGTTTTTACCTGCGTTATTGGCAATGGTTGCTGAATAG
- a CDS encoding M4 family metallopeptidase, whose translation MKIYTLPSALAICIASSFQAQAVEIKVNHGQSLQSAAGLSQGHSFKETKAITTARGQKKTKEQQYYNGVLVYGHHLVVSHDGLTQTAMGEVAQIGDDFSVEAGITQGQAIAALNKLYPGSAASGKKEVELVILMEDSIPRLVYRVSYLSDQTDELSRPTGFVDAQTGEVLRHWNEIMTAKGGKPGGGGSGGGTSISFDATGPGGNGKIGQYYYGSDYGYLKVSESSSVCTMQNANVKTVNMANATRRGTTYSFTCPENTYKFTNGAYSPLNDAHYFGGVIFNMYKDWYNTAPLSFQLEMRVHYGRNYENAFWDGAAMSFGDGASYFYPLVSLDVSAHEVSHGFTEQNSGLNYSGQSGGINEAFSDIAGEAAEYYMRGSNDWKVGYDIVKGSGALRYMDDPTLDGRSIGDAADYTGTMDVHYSSGVYNKAFYLLANKTGWNTRKAFDVFVLANQLYWNPTSNFNQAACGVQTAATDFGYPVADVSSAFSSVGVTCQ comes from the coding sequence ATGAAGATCTATACCTTACCTTCGGCTCTGGCTATTTGCATAGCGAGCAGCTTTCAAGCACAAGCAGTCGAAATAAAAGTGAATCATGGTCAATCGCTTCAGTCTGCGGCGGGATTAAGCCAAGGGCATAGTTTTAAAGAAACCAAGGCCATTACCACGGCCCGCGGGCAGAAAAAAACTAAAGAGCAGCAATATTACAATGGTGTCTTGGTCTACGGGCATCATTTGGTTGTGAGCCATGATGGCTTAACGCAAACCGCCATGGGTGAAGTCGCGCAAATTGGGGATGATTTTTCGGTGGAGGCGGGGATCACTCAAGGTCAGGCAATTGCGGCGCTGAATAAGCTATATCCGGGATCGGCGGCTTCGGGTAAAAAAGAGGTGGAACTGGTCATTCTAATGGAAGATTCAATCCCTAGACTGGTTTATCGCGTTTCCTATTTAAGCGATCAAACCGATGAGCTTTCTCGGCCAACGGGCTTTGTCGATGCACAAACCGGTGAGGTATTAAGGCATTGGAACGAGATCATGACCGCGAAGGGCGGCAAACCTGGCGGCGGTGGCTCGGGGGGCGGTACTAGCATCTCTTTTGATGCCACTGGCCCCGGTGGCAATGGCAAAATCGGTCAGTACTATTACGGTAGCGATTATGGCTATCTTAAGGTGAGTGAGTCTAGCAGCGTTTGCACTATGCAAAATGCCAATGTGAAGACTGTCAATATGGCGAATGCGACACGCCGTGGCACCACTTATTCTTTTACTTGTCCTGAAAATACCTACAAGTTTACCAATGGCGCCTATTCACCGCTCAACGATGCTCACTACTTTGGTGGGGTCATTTTCAACATGTATAAGGATTGGTATAACACAGCACCATTGAGCTTTCAGTTAGAAATGCGGGTGCATTATGGTCGCAACTATGAAAACGCCTTCTGGGATGGGGCGGCCATGTCCTTTGGCGATGGCGCCAGTTATTTCTATCCCTTGGTGAGCTTAGATGTGTCGGCCCATGAGGTGAGCCATGGGTTTACCGAGCAAAACTCAGGGTTGAATTACAGTGGCCAGTCCGGTGGTATCAATGAGGCTTTTTCGGATATTGCCGGTGAAGCGGCTGAGTATTATATGCGTGGCAGTAACGATTGGAAGGTGGGCTATGACATAGTCAAAGGCTCAGGGGCGCTACGTTATATGGATGACCCCACTCTGGATGGGCGCTCTATCGGTGATGCCGCCGATTATACTGGCACTATGGATGTGCATTACTCTTCCGGTGTGTATAACAAAGCATTCTACCTGTTAGCGAACAAAACGGGTTGGAATACCCGCAAAGCATTCGATGTCTTTGTATTAGCAAATCAGCTGTATTGGAATCCAACATCAAACTTTAACCAAGCTGCCTGCGGCGTGCAAACTGCGGCAACTGACTTTGGTTACCCCGTTGCCGATGTGAGTTCCGCCTTTTCATCCGTTGGAGTGACTTGTCAGTAA
- a CDS encoding glycerate kinase, giving the protein MKIVIAPDSFKESLSALEVANAIEQGLRQVIPDCEIVKIPVADGGEGTVQSMVDATGGSIVNLEVMGPLGNRVQAHYGILGGILGDCSNGSAATHANHAAIAVIEMASASGLHHVPREQRNPLLTTSYGTGELICDALNRGIKHIILGLGGSATNDGGAGMAQALDILLLDSQGKTLPSGGAVLANLARIDITNAHPLLSQCTFEVACDVDNPLCGERGASAIFGPQKGATPEMVKQLDTALAHYADIIVQTGIADHRGQAGAGAAGGMGLGVMAFLNAELKPGVEIVMQTVGLADKIRGANLVITGEGRIDGQTVFGKTPMGVLKQAKLQGIPTIGIAGCLGENANAILDQGMSAIFPIIPHLSPLEDVLANAKLNLCNTARNIGAVLMLGKP; this is encoded by the coding sequence ATGAAAATAGTTATCGCCCCCGACTCCTTTAAAGAAAGTTTAAGCGCACTCGAAGTTGCCAACGCGATTGAACAGGGCTTAAGGCAAGTGATCCCCGACTGCGAAATAGTCAAAATTCCCGTTGCCGATGGCGGCGAAGGCACAGTGCAGTCTATGGTCGATGCTACGGGCGGCAGCATAGTCAATTTAGAGGTCATGGGCCCACTTGGAAATAGAGTCCAGGCGCACTATGGCATCCTTGGCGGTATCCTCGGCGATTGTTCAAATGGTAGCGCGGCGACTCATGCAAACCATGCAGCCATTGCCGTGATTGAAATGGCTTCTGCCTCAGGGCTGCACCATGTGCCAAGGGAGCAACGAAATCCGCTGCTCACCACCAGTTATGGTACGGGTGAGCTGATTTGTGATGCGCTTAATCGGGGAATAAAGCACATTATTTTGGGCTTAGGCGGCAGTGCCACCAACGATGGCGGTGCGGGTATGGCCCAGGCGCTGGATATTTTATTGCTCGATAGCCAAGGTAAAACCTTGCCTTCTGGCGGCGCGGTGCTGGCCAATCTAGCCCGTATCGATATCACCAACGCCCATCCACTCCTGAGTCAATGCACCTTCGAAGTCGCCTGCGATGTTGACAATCCATTGTGCGGCGAGCGTGGTGCTTCGGCGATTTTTGGTCCGCAAAAGGGCGCGACACCCGAGATGGTTAAGCAGCTCGATACGGCCCTTGCCCACTACGCCGATATCATAGTCCAAACTGGCATTGCCGATCACCGTGGGCAAGCTGGCGCGGGGGCCGCGGGCGGTATGGGCCTTGGCGTGATGGCTTTTTTAAATGCCGAGCTTAAACCCGGTGTCGAGATTGTAATGCAAACCGTTGGCCTTGCTGACAAAATTCGCGGCGCCAATCTAGTGATCACAGGTGAAGGCCGCATCGATGGTCAAACCGTATTTGGCAAAACCCCGATGGGCGTGTTAAAGCAAGCCAAGCTGCAGGGCATTCCCACTATCGGTATTGCGGGCTGCCTAGGTGAAAACGCCAATGCCATTCTGGATCAAGGCATGTCGGCTATTTTCCCTATCATCCCGCACTTAAGTCCGCTTGAGGATGTGCTGGCCAATGCCAAGCTAAATCTTTGTAATACCGCCCGAAATATCGGTGCGGTACTGATGTTAGGTAAACCTTAG
- a CDS encoding sugar diacid recognition domain-containing protein: MYVLDQQIAKQIVSRTMKIIGHNINVMNGQGVILGSGDPKRIGSTHEGALLAIAQNRNVEISQQVASGLHGVKPGINLPLHYQGQIIGVIGITGDPSELTHYGELLKMTAEMIVEQANLQDKLQWENRQREEFILQLIKAQTADDEQLHRWAKQLDIDISLPRVAAIIEVSEKHRQPPVEVSNPFNGLSNAEQSIDGQNPRVSETLKQVLHLLQNPDRGNLIAMTSMSQLVILKPAFLDGKQWDPELENQRIDKLLQRLPAQMDLNFKIALGHFFPEKGGIARSYQTAQETLSLGKQLHPGGTKYLFEDYSLQVLLAGLKHDWRGQALATPYQQLAKADKNGQLRKTLAAYITHFGDAQQCANALFIHRNTLRYRLDKIQQLTKTDIQSLHGLLSLYLGQLIDTSTRST; encoded by the coding sequence ATGTACGTTTTAGATCAGCAAATCGCCAAACAAATTGTGAGTCGTACGATGAAAATTATCGGCCACAATATCAATGTGATGAACGGCCAAGGGGTTATCCTAGGTTCAGGCGATCCTAAACGTATTGGTTCTACCCACGAAGGCGCACTGCTGGCCATTGCACAAAATCGCAATGTGGAAATCAGTCAGCAAGTTGCCTCAGGGCTCCACGGTGTTAAGCCCGGCATCAATTTACCCCTGCATTATCAAGGACAAATCATTGGTGTTATCGGTATTACTGGCGATCCCAGTGAGTTAACCCATTACGGCGAGTTGCTCAAAATGACCGCCGAAATGATTGTCGAACAAGCCAACCTGCAGGATAAATTGCAGTGGGAGAACCGCCAGCGGGAAGAATTTATTCTGCAGCTTATCAAGGCGCAAACCGCTGACGATGAGCAGCTACACCGCTGGGCTAAACAACTGGACATTGATATCAGCCTGCCACGGGTGGCGGCCATTATTGAGGTCAGTGAAAAGCACCGACAACCCCCTGTCGAGGTCAGTAACCCTTTTAATGGGTTAAGCAATGCAGAGCAGAGCATTGATGGACAAAATCCCCGCGTGAGCGAAACCCTAAAGCAAGTGTTACATCTACTGCAAAACCCGGATCGCGGTAACTTAATCGCCATGACATCTATGTCGCAGTTAGTCATCTTAAAACCGGCTTTTTTAGATGGAAAACAATGGGATCCTGAGCTTGAAAACCAGCGCATCGATAAGTTACTGCAACGTTTACCCGCCCAGATGGATTTAAACTTTAAGATTGCCCTAGGCCATTTTTTCCCCGAAAAAGGCGGTATCGCGCGCTCTTACCAAACAGCGCAGGAAACCTTGAGCCTAGGTAAACAACTCCACCCCGGAGGCACTAAATACCTGTTCGAAGATTATTCCCTGCAAGTGTTACTCGCTGGGCTTAAACATGACTGGCGTGGACAGGCACTGGCAACACCCTATCAGCAACTCGCCAAGGCGGATAAAAACGGCCAGTTGCGCAAAACCTTAGCCGCCTATATCACCCACTTTGGTGATGCGCAGCAATGTGCTAATGCCTTGTTTATTCACCGTAATACCTTAAGGTATCGCCTTGATAAAATTCAGCAGCTCACTAAAACAGATATCCAATCCCTGCACGGGCTATTGAGCCTGTATCTGGGGCAATTGATTGATACTTCGACTCGCTCAACTTAA
- a CDS encoding GntP family permease — protein MNLVLILIGVIAFIVIATSKFKLHPFLTLILAAFIAAFAYGLPSGEIAKTITTGFGNILGYIGLVIVLGTIIGIILEKSGAAITMADVVIKLLGQRFPTLTMSIIGYLVSIPVFCDSGFVILNSLKQSMANRMKVSSVSMSVALATGLYATHTFVPPTPGPIAAAGNLGLESNLGLVIGVGLFVAAVASLAGMLWANRFADVEPDGEGAEELKAQANDYDTLKKSYGTLPSPLKAFAPIFVPIVLICLGSIANFPSAPLGKEGLFDALVFLGQPVNALMIGLFLSLLLLKGENKISEFSERISQGLVAAAPIILITGAGGAFGAVLKATPIGDFLGTSLSALGVGIFMPFIVAAALKSAQGSSTVALVATSALVAPMLGDIGLGSDMGRVLTVMAIGAGAMTVSHANDSFFWVVTQFSRMSVKQAYKAQTMATLIQGVTAMVTVYVLSLVLL, from the coding sequence ATGAACTTAGTGCTTATTCTTATCGGCGTGATTGCATTTATTGTTATCGCGACCTCAAAATTTAAACTCCACCCCTTTTTAACCTTAATTCTGGCCGCCTTTATCGCGGCCTTCGCCTATGGTTTGCCAAGCGGTGAAATAGCCAAAACCATTACCACGGGCTTTGGCAATATTTTAGGTTATATCGGCCTTGTGATCGTGCTCGGGACTATTATCGGAATTATTCTCGAAAAGAGCGGCGCCGCCATTACCATGGCCGACGTAGTGATCAAACTATTGGGTCAACGCTTCCCGACGCTCACTATGTCGATTATCGGTTACCTCGTTTCTATCCCCGTATTCTGTGACTCGGGCTTTGTGATCTTAAACTCGCTCAAACAATCGATGGCGAACCGCATGAAGGTCTCCAGCGTCTCCATGAGTGTGGCCTTAGCCACTGGGCTTTACGCTACACACACCTTTGTGCCGCCAACACCTGGCCCTATCGCCGCCGCGGGTAACTTAGGTTTAGAGTCTAATTTAGGTTTAGTGATCGGCGTGGGCCTATTTGTCGCCGCCGTAGCCTCCTTAGCGGGCATGTTATGGGCGAACCGTTTTGCCGATGTTGAGCCCGATGGTGAAGGCGCAGAGGAGCTAAAAGCACAGGCCAATGACTATGACACCCTAAAGAAAAGCTATGGCACTCTGCCCAGCCCACTCAAAGCCTTCGCGCCGATTTTTGTGCCTATCGTATTAATTTGTTTAGGTTCTATCGCTAACTTCCCCTCAGCGCCTTTGGGTAAAGAAGGGTTGTTTGACGCGCTCGTGTTCCTCGGCCAACCCGTTAATGCCCTGATGATTGGACTATTTTTATCCCTGCTGCTGTTAAAGGGTGAGAATAAGATCAGTGAATTTAGCGAACGCATTAGCCAAGGTTTAGTCGCGGCAGCGCCGATTATTTTGATCACAGGTGCAGGCGGCGCCTTTGGTGCAGTCTTAAAAGCCACACCTATTGGTGACTTTTTAGGCACTTCACTGTCGGCACTCGGGGTCGGTATCTTTATGCCTTTTATCGTTGCCGCGGCGCTTAAATCAGCCCAAGGCTCATCGACTGTGGCCTTAGTCGCAACCTCGGCACTGGTTGCGCCTATGCTGGGCGATATTGGCCTTGGTAGCGATATGGGCCGAGTATTAACGGTAATGGCGATTGGTGCTGGCGCTATGACGGTTTCCCACGCCAATGACAGCTTCTTCTGGGTCGTGACCCAATTTAGCCGCATGAGCGTCAAGCAAGCCTATAAGGCACAAACTATGGCGACGCTGATCCAAGGTGTTACCGCCATGGTGACTGTGTATGTGCTGAGCTTAGTCTTGCTCTAA
- a CDS encoding catalase family peroxidase, with amino-acid sequence MYPIKLTLLAKACLISGIALTSPTLIAAEKTIPELVDAVNGTPDAASREAAKKVKLRNHTKGFCTSGSFKPDPQLQQTLAIPFFNQDVIKVTARFSLGGTNPQISDKTPGRFMSLKIDGDKENLNFVTTNVPVFFASNLEDFFTFQTKVKQGAEGKQWLIDNQPSAKAFFDYVKQLPPSPSFANSRYYGVNSFLFSTAKNAEQQGKIVAGKWIFEPVAGTAALSASELANLSDDFLKAELLERIKTQPAQWNLYIQLAETGDEINDPTVIWPETRQRLLVGQVVINGERDSDPQVQQCDKGIFNPLLLPKGIAPSADPILNARTAAYVESFIRRQ; translated from the coding sequence ATGTACCCAATCAAACTGACTTTACTCGCCAAGGCTTGCCTTATTAGCGGCATTGCACTGACTTCGCCGACATTAATCGCCGCCGAGAAAACCATTCCCGAACTGGTCGATGCCGTCAATGGCACACCCGATGCAGCCAGTCGCGAAGCGGCTAAAAAGGTTAAACTGCGTAATCACACTAAGGGATTTTGTACTTCGGGCAGTTTTAAACCCGATCCGCAATTACAACAAACCTTGGCGATTCCATTTTTTAATCAAGATGTTATTAAGGTGACAGCCCGCTTTTCCCTTGGCGGTACTAACCCTCAGATTTCTGATAAAACCCCAGGGCGCTTTATGTCACTCAAAATTGATGGCGATAAAGAAAACCTTAACTTTGTCACCACTAACGTCCCCGTTTTCTTCGCCAGTAATCTAGAAGACTTTTTTACCTTTCAGACCAAAGTGAAACAGGGCGCTGAAGGTAAACAATGGCTTATTGACAATCAACCCAGCGCCAAAGCCTTTTTTGATTATGTAAAACAGCTGCCTCCCAGCCCAAGTTTTGCCAACAGTCGCTACTATGGCGTAAATAGCTTCCTGTTTAGCACCGCAAAAAACGCTGAACAACAGGGTAAAATTGTTGCGGGTAAATGGATTTTTGAACCCGTTGCAGGCACAGCGGCGTTATCCGCCAGCGAACTGGCTAATCTTAGTGACGATTTTTTAAAAGCCGAATTACTCGAGCGCATTAAAACCCAGCCAGCACAATGGAATCTCTATATTCAACTCGCCGAAACGGGTGATGAAATTAATGACCCAACGGTTATCTGGCCTGAGACTCGCCAGCGTTTACTGGTAGGCCAAGTGGTGATTAACGGTGAGCGAGACAGCGATCCCCAAGTTCAACAGTGCGATAAAGGTATTTTCAACCCGCTGTTATTACCTAAGGGTATTGCCCCATCGGCCGATCCGATACTCAATGCCCGCACCGCCGCCTATGTAGAGTCCTTTATTCGTCGTCAATAA
- a CDS encoding MtrB/PioB family decaheme-associated outer membrane protein: MKFKLNLITLALLANTGFAVAADGYGISNANTDKVKLSAWSCKGCVVETGTSGTVGVGVGYNSEDDIRSANAFGTSNEVAGKLDADLSYKGEKGYRASVEAYQLGMDGGRLDVNAGKQGQYNINVNYRQIATYDSNSALTPYSGVGSDHLTLPDNWITAGSSGQMPLLMDSLNSLELSLKRERTGLGFEYQGESLWSTYVNYMREEKTGLKQTSGSFFNQSMMLAEPVDYTTDTIEAGVKLKGDRWFTALNYNGSIFKNEYNQLNFDSAFNPTFGAQTSGAIALDPDNQSHTVTLMGQYNDSTNVLSGRILAGQMSQDQALVTSGYGYQVPTEAVDAKVDLLGMNLKVVSKVSNSVRLSGSYDYHDRDNNTQIEEWTQISVNNVNGKVAYNTPYDNRSQRFKVAADYRITQGMKLDGGYDFKRDERDYQDRETTDENTVWARFRVNSFEMWDMWVKGSYGKRDGSQYQASEWTSSETNSLLRKYNLADRDRTQVEARVTHTPIDSLTLDFGARYALDDYTDTEIGLTESKDTSYDANISYMITADLLATAFYNHQTIESEQAGSSSYSTPTWTGFIEDKVDVLGAGISYNNLLENKLRLGLDYTYSDSDSNTQVRQGITGDYGDYFAKVHNINLYAQYQATDKMALRLDYKVENYKDNDAANDIAVDGIWNVVGFGSNSHDYTAQMIMLSMSYKL; encoded by the coding sequence ATGAAATTTAAACTCAATTTGATCACTCTGGCGTTATTGGCAAACACAGGTTTTGCAGTGGCAGCAGATGGTTATGGCATCAGTAATGCCAATACTGACAAAGTCAAACTCTCCGCTTGGAGCTGTAAAGGCTGCGTCGTTGAAACCGGCACATCCGGCACAGTCGGTGTGGGTGTAGGCTATAACAGTGAAGATGATATTCGCTCCGCCAATGCCTTTGGTACATCCAATGAAGTGGCGGGTAAACTCGACGCCGATTTAAGCTACAAAGGGGAAAAAGGTTACCGTGCCAGTGTTGAAGCCTATCAACTGGGTATGGATGGCGGCCGCTTAGATGTGAATGCGGGCAAACAAGGCCAGTACAATATCAATGTTAACTACCGCCAAATTGCCACCTATGACAGCAACAGCGCCCTAACGCCCTACTCTGGTGTGGGTAGCGACCATTTGACCCTGCCCGATAACTGGATTACCGCAGGTTCGAGCGGCCAAATGCCACTATTGATGGATAGCCTGAACTCTCTGGAGCTATCACTCAAGCGCGAACGTACAGGTTTAGGCTTTGAATACCAAGGCGAATCCCTGTGGAGCACCTATGTAAATTATATGCGTGAAGAAAAAACCGGTTTAAAACAAACCTCAGGTAGTTTCTTCAACCAATCGATGATGCTCGCCGAACCTGTGGATTACACCACAGATACCATAGAGGCTGGCGTTAAGCTTAAAGGCGATCGTTGGTTCACTGCACTTAACTACAATGGTTCTATTTTCAAAAACGAATATAACCAGCTAAATTTTGACAGCGCATTCAACCCAACCTTTGGTGCCCAAACCTCAGGTGCTATCGCCCTTGACCCAGACAACCAGTCACACACAGTGACATTAATGGGTCAATACAACGACAGCACTAATGTGTTATCGGGTCGCATACTGGCAGGGCAAATGAGTCAAGATCAAGCCTTAGTCACCTCTGGCTATGGTTATCAGGTGCCCACAGAAGCAGTCGATGCCAAAGTGGATCTGCTCGGGATGAACCTCAAAGTCGTCAGTAAAGTGAGTAATTCCGTGCGCTTAAGCGGTAGTTATGACTACCACGACCGCGATAACAACACCCAAATCGAAGAATGGACCCAGATCAGCGTCAATAATGTCAACGGTAAGGTGGCCTATAACACCCCTTACGATAATCGCAGTCAACGCTTCAAAGTGGCCGCAGATTACCGTATTACCCAAGGCATGAAGCTAGACGGCGGTTATGATTTCAAACGTGACGAACGTGATTATCAAGACCGTGAAACCACGGACGAAAACACAGTGTGGGCACGTTTTAGAGTCAACAGCTTCGAGATGTGGGACATGTGGGTTAAGGGCAGCTACGGCAAACGTGATGGCTCGCAATATCAAGCCTCTGAGTGGACCTCGTCCGAAACCAACAGTTTGTTACGTAAGTACAACCTAGCGGATCGTGACAGAACCCAAGTAGAAGCCCGCGTCACTCATACGCCGATTGACAGCCTGACCCTCGACTTCGGTGCCCGTTACGCGCTCGATGATTATACCGATACTGAGATTGGTTTAACTGAGTCAAAAGACACCAGTTATGATGCCAATATCAGCTATATGATCACCGCAGATTTACTGGCAACGGCCTTCTACAACCACCAAACCATTGAATCTGAACAGGCGGGAAGCAGCAGTTACAGCACCCCAACTTGGACAGGCTTCATTGAGGATAAAGTGGACGTCCTTGGCGCAGGTATCAGCTACAACAACCTGCTCGAGAACAAGTTACGTTTAGGACTGGATTACACTTATTCAGACTCCGACAGTAACACCCAAGTCAGACAAGGTATCACAGGCGACTATGGCGATTATTTTGCCAAAGTACATAACATTAACTTATATGCTCAATATCAAGCCACCGACAAAATGGCGTTGCGCTTGGATTACAAAGTTGAGAACTATAAGGACAATGACGCCGCCAATGATATCGCCGTCGATGGGATCTGGAACGTCGTAGGCTTTGGTAGCAATAGCCATGACTACACGGCACAGATGATCATGCTCAGTATGAGTTACAAACTCTAG